From Alphaproteobacteria bacterium, a single genomic window includes:
- a CDS encoding DinB family protein, with protein sequence MIMPAYARNMARYNRWQNANLIAAANGLSDGERRQDRGAFFGSIFETLNHLLWADALWLHRFSGAPLPVAATPADSRHITADWETYRELRAERDMAILAWAETVTPADLTAEISYFSTTARRKIAQPMGFLVVHMFNHQTHHRGQVHAMLTAAGAPPGDTDLPFLPLGPVAEW encoded by the coding sequence ATGATCATGCCCGCCTATGCCCGGAACATGGCCCGCTACAACCGCTGGCAAAACGCCAACCTGATCGCGGCGGCCAACGGATTGAGCGATGGCGAGCGCCGGCAGGATCGCGGTGCGTTTTTCGGCTCGATCTTCGAAACCCTGAACCATCTGTTGTGGGCCGATGCGTTGTGGCTGCACCGTTTCAGCGGCGCGCCGCTGCCGGTCGCGGCCACGCCGGCGGACTCGCGGCACATCACCGCGGACTGGGAGACCTACCGCGAGCTGCGCGCGGAGCGCGACATGGCGATCCTGGCCTGGGCCGAAACCGTGACCCCGGCCGATCTGACCGCGGAAATCTCGTATTTCTCGACCACGGCCCGCCGCAAGATCGCCCAGCCGATGGGCTTCCTCGTCGTGCACATGTTCAACCACCAGACCCATCATCGCGGCCAGGTGCACGCCATGCTCACCGCCGCCGGCGCCCCGCCCGGCGACACCGACCTGCCGTTTCTGCCCCTCGGCCCCGTGGCGGAATGGTGA
- a CDS encoding molybdopterin-dependent oxidoreductase has product MTAAIKTVPHSSHWGAFNAIVRDGRVIDALPIANDPDPSPMLAAIPGMVHGPARVNRPMVREGWLKHRDRNRGADRFVEVDWDQALDLVAGELQRVKGEHGNASIFAGSYGWSSAGRFHHAKSQLGRFMNTFGGYTTQKYNYSYAAALALLPHVCGTAQPSEGPVSSYETIVAESRQMVCFGGLSMKNTQLDSGGLARHQTGEWLRRAAAAGVRFVVVSPIRDDVPPFLEAAGVAEWIPIRPNTDTAMMLAMTHVLASEGLTDEAFLASHCVGWAQYRAYVLGESDGQPKTPAWAEAICGVSADRIASLARDCAGLRTMLAAAWSLQRADHGEQPFWALVALAAAMGQIGLPGGGFGFGYASASGQGVPRNPISMPTLSTLTNPTKSFIPVARIADMLLDPGGAYEYDGEQRNYPDTRLVYWCGGNPFHHHQDLNRLARAFQQPECVVVHEPFWTATARHADIVLPATTTLERNDICAGKRDRTWVAMHQAIAPVGRSKNDHDIFRGLAERVGTLDAFTEGRDEMGWLRHMYATAETKAASQGIALPSFDAFWAEGAVEIPEAPKPFVLFEGFRLDPEGEPLQTPSGKIEIFSETVAGFGYDDCPGHPVWFEPREWLGQVGEGSEHPLHLISNQPRTRLHGQNDPEGPSRASKIKGREPIWLHPSDAAAREVSDGDIVRVFNARGAVLAGAVITDRVTPGVVQLATGAWYDPTEPGGLDKHGNANVLTRDQGTSRLGQGPSAHSALVEVERYRGNLPPITAWGPTEGSD; this is encoded by the coding sequence ATGACTGCCGCCATCAAGACCGTTCCCCATTCCTCGCACTGGGGGGCGTTCAACGCGATTGTCCGCGACGGCCGCGTCATCGACGCGCTGCCCATCGCCAACGATCCCGACCCCTCGCCCATGCTGGCGGCGATCCCGGGCATGGTGCACGGTCCGGCGCGGGTGAACCGGCCGATGGTGCGCGAGGGCTGGCTGAAGCATCGCGACCGCAACCGCGGCGCCGACCGGTTCGTCGAGGTCGACTGGGACCAGGCGCTGGACCTGGTGGCCGGCGAGTTGCAACGGGTGAAGGGCGAGCACGGCAATGCCTCGATCTTCGCCGGCTCCTATGGCTGGTCGTCCGCCGGGCGTTTCCACCACGCCAAGAGCCAGCTTGGCCGGTTCATGAACACGTTCGGCGGCTACACCACCCAGAAATACAATTACAGCTATGCCGCGGCGCTGGCGCTGCTGCCCCATGTCTGCGGCACCGCCCAGCCGAGCGAGGGGCCGGTCAGTTCCTATGAGACCATCGTCGCCGAAAGCCGGCAGATGGTGTGTTTCGGCGGGCTGTCGATGAAGAACACCCAGCTCGATTCCGGCGGGCTCGCCCGGCACCAGACCGGCGAATGGTTGCGGCGCGCGGCGGCGGCGGGCGTGCGCTTCGTCGTCGTCAGCCCGATCCGCGACGACGTTCCGCCCTTCCTGGAGGCGGCGGGCGTGGCCGAGTGGATCCCGATCCGCCCCAACACCGACACCGCGATGATGCTGGCCATGACCCATGTGCTGGCCAGCGAGGGCCTGACGGACGAGGCCTTCCTGGCGAGCCATTGCGTCGGCTGGGCGCAATACCGCGCCTATGTGCTGGGCGAAAGCGACGGCCAGCCGAAAACCCCCGCCTGGGCGGAGGCGATCTGCGGCGTTTCGGCGGACCGCATTGCGAGCCTGGCGCGGGACTGCGCCGGCCTGCGCACCATGCTGGCGGCGGCCTGGTCGCTGCAACGGGCCGACCATGGCGAGCAGCCCTTCTGGGCGCTGGTGGCGCTGGCGGCCGCCATGGGCCAGATCGGCCTGCCGGGCGGCGGCTTCGGCTTCGGCTATGCCAGCGCCAGCGGGCAGGGCGTGCCGCGCAACCCGATCAGCATGCCGACGCTCTCCACCCTGACGAACCCGACCAAGAGCTTCATCCCGGTGGCGCGCATCGCCGACATGCTGCTGGACCCGGGCGGCGCCTATGAATACGACGGCGAGCAGCGCAACTATCCGGACACGCGGCTGGTCTATTGGTGCGGCGGCAACCCGTTCCACCACCACCAGGACCTGAACCGCCTCGCCCGCGCCTTCCAGCAGCCGGAATGCGTCGTCGTGCACGAGCCGTTCTGGACCGCCACCGCCCGCCATGCCGACATCGTGCTGCCGGCGACGACGACGCTGGAGCGGAACGACATCTGCGCCGGCAAGCGCGACCGCACCTGGGTCGCCATGCACCAGGCCATCGCCCCGGTGGGCCGCTCGAAGAATGACCACGACATTTTCCGCGGCCTGGCTGAACGGGTCGGCACGCTCGACGCCTTCACCGAGGGGCGGGACGAGATGGGCTGGCTGCGCCACATGTATGCGACGGCGGAGACCAAGGCCGCGTCCCAGGGCATCGCCCTGCCGTCCTTCGACGCCTTCTGGGCCGAGGGCGCGGTGGAAATCCCCGAGGCGCCCAAGCCCTTCGTCCTGTTCGAGGGCTTCCGCCTCGACCCCGAGGGCGAGCCGCTGCAGACGCCCTCCGGCAAGATCGAAATTTTCTCCGAGACCGTTGCCGGCTTCGGCTATGACGACTGCCCCGGCCATCCGGTCTGGTTCGAGCCGCGGGAATGGCTGGGCCAGGTGGGCGAGGGCAGCGAACACCCGCTGCACCTGATCTCGAACCAGCCGCGCACCCGCCTGCACGGCCAGAACGACCCGGAAGGCCCGAGCCGGGCCAGCAAGATCAAGGGCCGCGAGCCGATCTGGCTGCACCCGAGCGATGCGGCGGCGCGCGAGGTGTCGGACGGCGACATCGTCCGGGTGTTCAATGCCCGCGGCGCGGTGCTGGCCGGCGCGGTGATCACCGACCGGGTGACGCCCGGCGTGGTCCAGCTCGCCACCGGCGCCTGGTACGACCCGACCGAGCCGGGCGGGCTCGACAAGCACGGCAACGCCAATGTGCTGACCCGCGATCAGGGCACGTCGCGCCTGGGCCAGGGCCCCAGCGCCCATTCGGCCCTGGTCGAGGTGGAGCGCTATCGCGGCAACCTGCCGCCGATCACCGCCTGGGGTCCGACGGAAGGGTCGGACTGA
- a CDS encoding class II aldolase/adducin family protein has protein sequence MDARIADLSPATTERDIRVELAAAYRLVDYFGWCELFYGHLTARVPGSESHFLINPYGLNYDEVTASNLVKIDVDGNVVEDSPYPVNKAGFVIHSAIHMVQDSDNHVVMHTHTRAGMAIAALEEGLLPISMNATMFHERLSYHDYEGPSFYLDERERLQQSLGRNKALILRNHGLLTTGQTVPEAFMRLYRLERSAQVQIDAGAAGKLRLVGDNVAARSRDDVESFIADGTHNGGGLDYGRLEFAALMRKLDRIDPGYRD, from the coding sequence ATGGACGCCCGCATCGCCGACCTCTCCCCCGCCACCACCGAGCGCGACATCCGTGTCGAACTGGCCGCGGCCTATCGGTTGGTCGATTATTTCGGCTGGTGCGAGTTGTTCTACGGCCATCTCACCGCCCGGGTGCCGGGATCGGAATCGCATTTCCTCATCAACCCCTATGGGCTGAACTATGACGAGGTCACCGCCTCCAACCTGGTGAAGATCGACGTGGACGGCAATGTGGTGGAGGACTCGCCCTACCCGGTGAACAAGGCCGGCTTCGTGATCCATTCCGCCATTCACATGGTGCAGGACAGCGACAACCATGTGGTCATGCACACCCACACCCGCGCCGGCATGGCCATTGCCGCGCTGGAGGAGGGCCTGCTGCCGATCAGCATGAACGCCACCATGTTCCACGAGCGCCTGTCCTACCACGATTACGAGGGTCCGAGCTTCTATCTGGACGAGCGCGAGCGGCTGCAACAGTCGCTCGGCCGCAACAAGGCGCTGATCCTGCGCAATCACGGCCTGCTGACCACCGGCCAGACCGTGCCGGAGGCATTCATGCGCCTCTATCGGCTGGAGCGCTCGGCCCAGGTGCAGATCGACGCCGGCGCCGCCGGCAAGCTACGGCTGGTGGGAGACAATGTGGCGGCACGCTCGCGCGACGATGTCGAAAGCTTCATCGCCGACGGCACCCACAATGGCGGCGGCCTGGATTATGGCCGGCTGGAGTTCGCGGCCCTGATGCGCAAGCTCGACCGCATCGACCCCGGCTACCGCGACTGA
- a CDS encoding cupin domain-containing protein: MTSYEIDARETVAEVPGLRVRILTLGQGQCVPWHYHSEITDTFFCLQGTLRVETRAPRAEYVLQPGETCAVPPKTAHYVSGVDHAPARFLIVQGEGTYDYVPVGGEG; the protein is encoded by the coding sequence ATGACCAGTTACGAAATCGACGCACGCGAAACCGTGGCGGAAGTGCCCGGCCTGCGCGTGCGCATCCTGACGCTCGGCCAGGGCCAGTGCGTGCCCTGGCACTATCATTCGGAAATCACCGACACGTTTTTCTGCCTGCAAGGCACGCTCAGGGTCGAAACCCGGGCGCCGCGGGCCGAGTACGTGCTGCAACCGGGCGAGACCTGCGCCGTGCCGCCCAAGACCGCCCATTACGTCTCCGGCGTGGATCACGCGCCGGCCCGGTTCCTGATCGTCCAGGGCGAAGGCACCTATGATTATGTTCCGGTGGGCGGGGAAGGCTGA
- a CDS encoding NUDIX hydrolase produces the protein MNAPTPSTDQPVRKRALTPRDAATLIVVDRSSDATAEREPRILMGHRSGRHVFMPNTFVFPGGRLDADDATVPVASDLRAPVVERLIRKASRRKARALACTAIRETFEETGLLVGAPHHGAHDPADLPEDWREIFASGLAPRLDCLDYVARAVTPPNNVRRFNARFFIVDRRNTSGELGGSGELVDLQWIPIADALAMPNTPDPTSIALKEVRRLLAEGDPWNLPSGHSVPVYLARYGRDVLEYD, from the coding sequence ATGAACGCACCCACCCCCTCAACGGACCAGCCGGTGCGCAAGCGGGCGCTGACGCCGCGCGATGCCGCCACCCTGATCGTCGTCGACCGTTCCAGCGACGCCACGGCCGAGCGAGAGCCGCGAATTTTGATGGGCCACCGCTCCGGCCGGCACGTGTTTATGCCGAACACGTTTGTCTTCCCCGGCGGTCGGCTCGATGCGGACGACGCCACCGTCCCGGTTGCCAGCGACCTGCGTGCGCCGGTGGTGGAGCGGCTGATCCGCAAGGCCTCGCGCCGCAAGGCGCGGGCGCTGGCCTGCACCGCCATCCGCGAGACGTTCGAGGAAACCGGCCTTCTGGTCGGCGCGCCGCACCATGGCGCCCACGACCCGGCGGACCTGCCCGAGGACTGGCGCGAGATCTTCGCCAGCGGCCTCGCCCCCCGGCTCGACTGCCTGGACTATGTCGCCCGTGCGGTGACGCCGCCGAACAATGTGCGCCGTTTCAACGCCCGCTTCTTCATCGTCGACCGCCGCAACACGTCCGGCGAACTGGGCGGGTCGGGCGAGCTGGTCGACCTGCAATGGATCCCGATCGCCGACGCGCTCGCCATGCCGAACACGCCGGACCCGACCAGCATCGCGCTGAAAGAGGTGCGCCGCCTGCTGGCCGAGGGCGACCCCTGGAACCTGCCGTCGGGCCATTCGGTGCCGGTCTATCTGGCCCGCTACGGCCGGGACGTGCTCGAATACGATTGA
- a CDS encoding NIPSNAP family protein: MAFYELRQYKVKPGKLDEWVKIMEEEIIPFQVSKGMVICGSFRGETDESCYVWLRRFESEAQREALYKAVYESDYWKNEMAPRVPDYLIRAENVIQRILPTPKSTVA, from the coding sequence ATGGCCTTCTACGAATTGCGCCAGTACAAGGTGAAGCCCGGCAAGCTCGACGAATGGGTGAAGATCATGGAAGAGGAAATTATTCCCTTCCAGGTGTCCAAGGGCATGGTGATCTGCGGCTCGTTCCGCGGCGAGACCGACGAAAGCTGCTATGTCTGGCTGCGCCGCTTCGAGAGCGAGGCCCAGCGGGAAGCCCTCTACAAGGCGGTCTACGAGAGCGATTACTGGAAGAACGAGATGGCGCCGCGCGTGCCGGACTATCTGATCCGCGCGGAAAACGTGATCCAGCGCATCCTGCCGACGCCGAAGTCGACGGTGGCTTAG
- a CDS encoding FAD-binding oxidoreductase, whose protein sequence is MPDGTPSILEPLARQLGSGGWSEPTERYTQDWSTKFSGSCIGVAKPSTVEEVAAVVKYCNEHRIGVVPQGGHTGLCGGATPWPGSETIVLSLERMNRVRAIDTEGLTLTVEAGVILQNVQLAAKEAGCFFPVSLGAQGSCMIGGNISTNAGGVNVLKFGNTRDQVLGLEVVLPDGEIYHGLKRLKKDNTGYDLKHFFVGAEGTLGVITAATLKIYPGFVDKGTAICAVPDMKTALALLNKMRAATGDQVTAGELIHRTHIETVTKYIPGTRDPFEQPYPWYLILEISATSKIVDIHGAIEETLGEALEEGLALDVVIAQSEAQSQQIWDLREMLPEAGRQAGPRLSHDLSVALSDVDAFHEDFMRSCKAVVPDCFPMGFGHIGDGNLHVSVSPAPGKPYFDAETIARLEDAMFTSVKRFGGSFSAEHGVGSRKIPQMHAYKDPVDLKVMRAIKQALDPNNIMNPGKVLG, encoded by the coding sequence ATGCCAGACGGCACGCCCAGCATTCTCGAACCGCTCGCCCGGCAGCTCGGCAGCGGCGGCTGGTCCGAACCGACCGAGCGCTACACCCAGGACTGGAGCACGAAATTCTCCGGCTCCTGCATCGGCGTCGCCAAGCCTTCGACGGTGGAGGAAGTCGCGGCGGTGGTGAAATACTGCAACGAGCATCGCATCGGCGTCGTGCCCCAGGGCGGCCATACCGGGCTCTGCGGCGGCGCCACACCATGGCCCGGCAGCGAGACCATCGTGCTGTCGCTGGAGCGCATGAACCGGGTCCGCGCCATCGACACCGAGGGCCTGACCCTGACGGTCGAGGCCGGCGTCATCCTGCAGAACGTGCAGCTGGCGGCCAAGGAGGCGGGGTGCTTCTTCCCGGTCAGCCTGGGCGCCCAGGGCTCGTGCATGATCGGCGGCAACATCTCCACCAATGCGGGCGGCGTGAACGTGCTGAAATTCGGCAACACGCGCGACCAGGTGCTGGGCCTGGAAGTGGTGCTGCCGGACGGCGAGATCTATCACGGCCTGAAACGCCTGAAAAAAGACAACACCGGCTATGACCTGAAGCATTTCTTCGTCGGTGCCGAGGGCACGCTGGGCGTGATCACGGCGGCGACGCTGAAAATCTATCCGGGCTTCGTCGACAAGGGCACGGCCATCTGCGCGGTGCCGGACATGAAGACGGCGCTGGCGCTGCTGAACAAGATGCGGGCGGCCACCGGCGACCAGGTGACGGCCGGCGAACTGATCCACCGCACCCATATCGAGACGGTGACGAAATACATCCCCGGCACGCGCGACCCGTTCGAGCAGCCCTATCCCTGGTATCTGATCCTGGAAATCTCGGCGACCAGCAAGATCGTCGACATTCACGGCGCCATCGAGGAAACCCTGGGCGAGGCGCTGGAGGAAGGGCTGGCGCTGGACGTGGTCATCGCCCAGTCGGAAGCGCAGAGCCAGCAGATCTGGGACCTGCGCGAAATGCTGCCGGAGGCGGGCCGCCAGGCGGGCCCGCGCCTCAGCCACGACCTGAGCGTGGCGCTTTCGGACGTGGACGCCTTCCACGAGGACTTCATGCGCTCCTGCAAGGCGGTGGTGCCCGATTGCTTCCCCATGGGCTTCGGCCATATCGGCGACGGCAACCTGCATGTCAGCGTCTCGCCGGCGCCGGGCAAGCCCTATTTCGATGCGGAGACCATCGCCAGGCTGGAGGACGCCATGTTCACCAGCGTCAAGCGCTTCGGCGGCTCGTTCTCGGCCGAACACGGCGTCGGCAGCCGCAAAATCCCGCAAATGCACGCCTACAAGGACCCGGTGGACCTGAAGGTGATGCGCGCGATCAAGCAGGCGCTGGACCCGAACAACATCATGAACCCGGGCAAGGTGCTGGGCTAG
- a CDS encoding FMN-binding glutamate synthase family protein: MNLVLSIIQIMTTIFILAIGLAVITIVVLYILDVTQTKHAVRRNFPVIGRMRYLFEHLGEFFRQYFFALDREEMPFNRAERSYVYRAAKGVDATLAFGSTRDLRPPGTVLFANAAYPPLDQDAAETAPMEIGPYARQPYLAGSLFNISGMSFGAISRPAALALSHGAQKAGVWLNTGEGGLSPYHLDGGCDVVFQIGTAKYGVRDAAGHLSDDKLREVAGHEQVRMIEVKLSQGAKPGKGGILPGAKVTAEIARIRGIPEGHDSISPNRHPEIDSAGDLMDMVERIREVTGKPVGFKAVIGSYGWLEDVFQEVQRRGIESAPDFITIDSGDGGTGAAPMSLMDYVGLPIRESLPRVVDLRDRAGLKERTRIIASGKLITPAEAAWAICVGADFVQSARGFMFALGCIQALQCNKNTCPTGVTTHDPRLQRGLDPVDKAERVARYAEHMHHEIGVIAHSCGVTEPRHLQRHHCLVVGQDGRSRTLDELYPPIAVPQETEDAASLAVAG; the protein is encoded by the coding sequence ATGAATTTGGTGCTGTCGATCATCCAGATCATGACGACGATCTTCATCCTCGCCATCGGCTTGGCCGTGATCACCATCGTCGTGCTCTACATTCTCGACGTGACCCAGACCAAGCACGCGGTCCGGCGCAACTTCCCGGTGATCGGGCGCATGCGCTATCTGTTCGAGCATCTGGGCGAATTCTTCCGCCAGTATTTCTTCGCGCTCGACCGCGAGGAAATGCCGTTCAACCGGGCCGAGCGCTCCTATGTCTATCGCGCGGCCAAGGGCGTGGACGCCACGCTCGCCTTCGGCTCGACCCGCGACCTGCGCCCGCCGGGCACGGTGCTGTTCGCCAATGCCGCCTATCCGCCGCTGGACCAGGACGCGGCCGAAACCGCGCCGATGGAGATCGGCCCGTATGCGCGCCAGCCCTATCTGGCCGGCTCGCTGTTCAACATTTCCGGCATGAGCTTCGGCGCCATTTCCCGGCCGGCCGCACTGGCGCTGTCGCACGGCGCCCAAAAGGCCGGCGTCTGGCTGAACACCGGCGAGGGCGGCCTGTCGCCCTACCATCTGGACGGCGGTTGCGACGTGGTCTTCCAGATCGGCACCGCGAAATACGGCGTGCGCGACGCCGCAGGCCATCTATCCGACGACAAGCTGCGCGAGGTGGCCGGGCACGAGCAGGTGCGCATGATCGAGGTGAAACTCAGCCAGGGCGCAAAGCCCGGCAAGGGCGGCATTCTGCCGGGCGCCAAGGTCACGGCGGAAATCGCCCGGATCCGGGGCATTCCCGAAGGCCACGACTCGATCAGCCCGAACCGCCATCCGGAGATCGACAGCGCCGGCGACCTGATGGACATGGTGGAACGCATCCGCGAGGTCACGGGCAAGCCGGTGGGCTTCAAGGCGGTGATCGGCTCCTATGGCTGGCTGGAAGACGTGTTCCAGGAGGTGCAGCGGCGCGGCATCGAAAGCGCGCCGGATTTCATCACCATCGACAGCGGCGACGGCGGCACCGGCGCCGCGCCGATGAGCCTGATGGACTATGTCGGCCTGCCGATCCGCGAGAGCCTGCCGCGGGTGGTCGACCTGCGCGACCGCGCCGGCCTGAAAGAGCGCACCCGCATCATCGCCAGCGGCAAGCTGATCACGCCGGCCGAGGCCGCCTGGGCGATCTGCGTCGGCGCCGATTTCGTGCAGTCCGCCCGCGGCTTCATGTTCGCCCTCGGCTGCATCCAGGCGCTGCAATGCAACAAGAACACCTGCCCGACCGGCGTCACCACCCACGACCCGCGCCTGCAACGGGGTCTGGACCCGGTCGACAAGGCGGAGCGGGTGGCCCGCTATGCCGAGCACATGCATCACGAAATCGGCGTGATCGCCCATTCCTGCGGCGTGACCGAGCCGCGCCATTTGCAACGCCACCACTGCCTGGTCGTCGGCCAGGACGGGCGGTCGCGGACGCTGGACGAGCTCTATCCGCCCATCGCCGTGCCGCAAGAAACGGAAGACGCGGCCTCGCTTGCCGTCGCCGGCTGA
- a CDS encoding transporter substrate-binding domain-containing protein, whose protein sequence is MAHPLAAEMAPTGTLRAAINMSNFLLVTGKTASGDPEGVAPSMAALFAERLGVPVEYHPYANPGLLADSSKDDLWDVGFVGAEPQRATYVNFTAAYVEIEATYMVPEGSKFQTCAEVDSPGTRIAVSARAAYDLWLERNIKHAEVSRVSGLDASFDLFVAEKMDALAGLRPKLIDDVKKLPGARLLPDRFTAVQQASCTKKGRDAGFKLLSDFIEEMKANGTVQGLIDKYGVTGRLTVAPPA, encoded by the coding sequence ATGGCCCACCCCCTCGCCGCCGAAATGGCCCCGACCGGCACGCTGCGCGCCGCCATCAACATGAGCAACTTCCTGCTGGTGACCGGCAAGACCGCGTCAGGCGATCCGGAGGGCGTCGCGCCCTCCATGGCCGCGCTGTTCGCCGAGCGCCTGGGCGTGCCGGTGGAATACCATCCCTATGCCAACCCAGGCCTGTTGGCGGACTCGTCCAAGGACGACCTGTGGGATGTGGGCTTTGTCGGCGCCGAGCCGCAGCGGGCGACCTATGTCAACTTCACCGCCGCCTATGTGGAGATCGAGGCGACCTACATGGTGCCGGAAGGCTCCAAATTCCAAACCTGCGCCGAGGTCGATAGCCCCGGCACCCGCATCGCCGTGTCCGCCCGCGCCGCCTACGACCTGTGGCTGGAGCGCAATATCAAGCATGCGGAGGTCAGCCGCGTCTCCGGCCTCGACGCCTCGTTCGACCTGTTCGTGGCCGAGAAAATGGACGCGCTCGCCGGCCTGCGCCCGAAGCTGATCGACGACGTCAAAAAGCTGCCAGGCGCCCGTCTGCTGCCGGACCGGTTCACGGCGGTGCAGCAGGCGAGCTGCACCAAGAAGGGCCGAGACGCCGGCTTCAAGCTGCTGTCGGACTTCATCGAGGAGATGAAGGCGAACGGCACCGTGCAGGGCCTGATCGACAAATACGGCGTCACCGGCCGCCTGACCGTCGCCCCGCCGGCCTGA
- a CDS encoding hydantoinase/oxoprolinase family protein — protein sequence MFRIGIDVGGTFTDLVAVDDDGGVTFAKSPSTPADQSIGVMEGLARLADALGLGLEALLAQTQRIVHGTTVATNALLERKGATVGLLTTEGHRDILEMREGLKPDRYNMRMPRAEPLVPRDRRLGVRERIRPEGTVEIPLDPGSVADAIATLRAKGANSVAICYLHAYKDAAHEQATAAMVRDAMPEAYVCLSSDVFPQIKEYERVSTTAVNAYVGPALDRYLSRLERRLAEAGYGGPVLIILSHGGVAPIAEAIRLAAATVLSGPAGGVAGARYAARLMQAPNLIPFDMGGTSTDISLIAGGEATLSADRGIADQRIALQSLDIASIGAGGGSLASVDASGLLKVGPESAGADPGPACYGRGGTQATVTDASAVLGFFDPANFLGGTATLDAAAADAALDALAAGLGVTREQAAEGVHRVINTQMAEGVRLVSVRRGIDPRQFALLSFGGAAGLHVTEVARQLGVTRAIAPRVASVLSAWGMLATDLRFEASRTHIGDTGALDADAVRATFDALKEDATQRLSAVFDGPVAHRFAADMRYGEQIFEIDVPLDDLDWQAPDMLAQIAERFHVRHEALYTYALRDQEAVLVNARVAAIGRLPALPQEPLAAGGRHEAPPSAHREVYLGGWHETPIYAWDRLVPGQEIVGPAVLESATTTLVLRAGDRATVTPHLWIDIAVGATH from the coding sequence ATGTTTCGCATTGGCATCGACGTCGGCGGCACGTTTACCGATCTGGTGGCCGTCGACGACGACGGCGGCGTGACCTTCGCCAAGTCGCCCTCCACTCCCGCCGACCAGTCCATCGGCGTCATGGAGGGGCTGGCGCGGCTGGCCGATGCTCTTGGCCTGGGGCTGGAGGCGCTGCTGGCCCAGACCCAGCGCATCGTCCACGGCACCACGGTCGCCACCAACGCCCTGCTGGAGCGCAAGGGCGCCACCGTCGGATTGCTGACGACCGAGGGCCATCGCGACATTCTGGAAATGCGCGAGGGGCTGAAGCCCGACCGCTACAACATGCGCATGCCGCGGGCCGAGCCGCTGGTGCCGCGCGACCGCCGCCTGGGCGTGCGGGAGCGCATCCGCCCCGAAGGCACGGTGGAAATCCCGCTCGACCCGGGCTCGGTCGCCGACGCCATCGCCACGTTGCGGGCCAAGGGCGCCAACTCCGTCGCCATTTGCTATCTGCACGCCTACAAGGACGCGGCCCACGAACAGGCAACCGCGGCCATGGTGCGGGACGCCATGCCGGAGGCCTATGTCTGCCTCTCCTCCGACGTGTTTCCGCAGATCAAGGAATACGAGCGCGTCTCCACCACGGCCGTGAACGCCTATGTCGGCCCGGCGCTGGACCGCTATCTGTCGCGCCTGGAGCGGCGGCTGGCCGAGGCGGGCTATGGCGGGCCGGTGCTGATCATCCTCAGCCATGGCGGCGTCGCGCCGATTGCCGAGGCGATCCGGCTGGCCGCCGCCACGGTGCTGTCCGGCCCGGCAGGCGGCGTCGCCGGCGCCCGCTATGCCGCCCGCCTGATGCAGGCGCCGAACCTGATCCCGTTCGACATGGGCGGCACGTCGACCGACATTTCGCTGATCGCCGGCGGCGAGGCGACGCTGTCCGCCGACCGCGGCATTGCCGACCAGCGCATCGCGCTGCAATCGCTCGACATTGCCAGCATCGGCGCCGGCGGCGGCTCGCTCGCCAGCGTCGATGCGAGCGGCCTGTTGAAGGTCGGCCCGGAAAGCGCCGGCGCCGATCCGGGCCCCGCCTGCTATGGCCGCGGCGGCACCCAGGCGACCGTGACCGACGCCAGCGCCGTTCTGGGCTTTTTCGACCCCGCCAACTTCCTGGGCGGCACCGCCACGCTGGACGCCGCGGCGGCCGACGCCGCGCTCGACGCGCTCGCGGCCGGCCTGGGGGTGACGCGCGAGCAGGCGGCGGAGGGCGTGCACCGGGTCATCAACACCCAGATGGCGGAGGGCGTGCGCCTGGTCTCGGTGCGCCGCGGCATCGACCCGCGCCAGTTCGCGTTGCTCTCGTTCGGCGGTGCGGCCGGCCTGCACGTGACGGAAGTGGCGCGCCAGCTCGGCGTCACCCGCGCCATCGCCCCCCGCGTCGCCAGCGTGCTGTCGGCCTGGGGCATGCTGGCGACCGACCTGCGCTTCGAGGCGAGCCGCACCCATATCGGCGACACCGGAGCGCTGGACGCCGATGCCGTGCGCGCCACCTTCGACGCGCTGAAAGAGGACGCGACTCAACGCCTGAGCGCGGTGTTCGACGGCCCGGTCGCCCATCGCTTCGCCGCCGACATGCGCTATGGCGAGCAGATTTTCGAGATCGACGTGCCGCTGGACGACCTGGACTGGCAGGCGCCCGACATGCTGGCGCAGATCGCCGAGCGGTTCCACGTGCGGCACGAGGCGCTCTACACCTATGCGCTGCGCGACCAGGAGGCGGTGCTGGTCAACGCCCGCGTCGCCGCCATCGGCCGGCTGCCGGCGCTGCCGCAGGAGCCGCTCGCCGCCGGCGGCCGGCACGAGGCGCCGCCGTCCGCCCACCGCGAGGTCTATCTGGGCGGCTGGCACGAGACGCCGATCTATGCCTGGGACCGTCTGGTGCCGGGCCAGGAAATCGTCGGCCCCGCCGTGCTGGAAAGCGCCACCACGACCCTGGTGCTGCGCGCCGGCGACCGCGCGACCGTGACGCCGCATCTCTGGATCGACATCGCCGTTGGTGCTACCCACTGA